The stretch of DNA CGTTATTTAGTAAAGCCTAACACCTTTGTCCCCGATTGACAGGCCAGGTATAGTGCACTGAGCAAAAATACAAACCAGAAGGTCACAAAACGCAGCACCAGTGCCAGTGCCAACCCCTGATAGATGGGTACACCCAGGGGTAGCAGCAGCAAGACCATGCCGCCTTCAAAGGTGCCAAGGCCGCCGGGTGTCAGGGGGACGGAGGCAACCATGTAAGTGAGAAAGGTGACCACTGCCAGCGGTATAAAACTCACTTCCACTTGCAGAGCCCGGGCAATTAAATAGGCTTTTACGGCAAACAAGAGCCAAATTAAAAGAGCCAAGAGAAATTGTCTCACCAAAGGGCCCCGCTTGCTAAACACCTTTTTTACAGACCGGCGGAAGGTTTCCGCCGAACTGCTTATCTTGGTGTGCAGCTCTTTATTCAAGGGCAGAATTGAAAAAAGCCATTGCAGCCCTTGGGGGTAGCAAACAAAAAACAATAACAAGACCGAGAACACCAATAGCACAGCCATACCCGCGGCCAAGGTTTTTAACAAAGCGGTTTCCATGGGTACAGCCAATAAAAACCAAGATAAACCCAGTATACATAAAAAGAGGAAGGTAAGCATACTTACTGTTTTCTGCAAGCCCACCAAAGCGCCTGCCCTGGCGGTATTGAAACCCGGCTCCGAGCGAAGCATTACCACCTTCACCGCTTCCCCCCCTGCCTTAACCGCCGGGGTTATGCATTCAAAAAATGTTCCCGCCATATTGATGTGCAGCAATCGAGACAGGGAAATTTTTTCACCCATTAGCTTGGCAATTGCTGACCACTGCAAATTGATCAGTAAAATGGTTAATAGCTGCAACAATAGGGCAGCTATTAGGGCCGAACTTTCAACCATGCTTAGGGCCCTGTATACCTCTTGCAAATCAGCGTATTTAAGTAGAGCTATAACCAACAAGCCGCCGATTAGCAATAATGCAAACCTTTTCATCATCACCGATTTTCTCCTGTCCTTTAATGAGAAGCAAGGTGGCTTTCATGGTGGAGTTTTTCTGTTCAACGAAACGGCAGTTTTTGCACCAGGCCGGCAGTGCCGAGTACATCCTTTTTAAAACATCACGTTGACTGCGTACCAATATTCGCGCCCCTTGGGGGGCCTTGGATAAGATGTTTTGCAGCACCTTGGTACGGTTGCACACCTGCAAAGCCACGTGAATCACTGAATAATCCACAGCACTTATATTGATTCCGTCTGCCAACTTTACCTTAATTTGGTCTTCCATGTTATACCTTTTAATAACCCTGCGGGCAATTTCCACCGCCTTTGGGTCCTTATCCACCACTACTATTTTTGCGCCGGTTTGATCGGCTATTTCCATTGCAGTGCAGGGAAGCGGTCCCCCGCCGATAACCAATATCCTATCCTCGGGGATAATATGGCCCAACTCAACCTCCCTTTTAACGATGTCCTTGTAATACAAGCCATAAAGATTAATTAAGGTGGGAAAGTGGGCCAGGGACTTTTCCAGTTGCTTAGTGAACAAAGAAATAACCTTCATTGATACG from Desulfofalx alkaliphila DSM 12257 encodes:
- a CDS encoding nicotianamine synthase family protein is translated as MKVISLFTKQLEKSLAHFPTLINLYGLYYKDIVKREVELGHIIPEDRILVIGGGPLPCTAMEIADQTGAKIVVVDKDPKAVEIARRVIKRYNMEDQIKVKLADGINISAVDYSVIHVALQVCNRTKVLQNILSKAPQGARILVRSQRDVLKRMYSALPAWCKNCRFVEQKNSTMKATLLLIKGQEKIGDDEKVCIIANRRLVGYSST
- a CDS encoding lysylphosphatidylglycerol synthase transmembrane domain-containing protein, which codes for MMKRFALLLIGGLLVIALLKYADLQEVYRALSMVESSALIAALLLQLLTILLINLQWSAIAKLMGEKISLSRLLHINMAGTFFECITPAVKAGGEAVKVVMLRSEPGFNTARAGALVGLQKTVSMLTFLFLCILGLSWFLLAVPMETALLKTLAAGMAVLLVFSVLLLFFVCYPQGLQWLFSILPLNKELHTKISSSAETFRRSVKKVFSKRGPLVRQFLLALLIWLLFAVKAYLIARALQVEVSFIPLAVVTFLTYMVASVPLTPGGLGTFEGGMVLLLLPLGVPIYQGLALALVLRFVTFWFVFLLSALYLACQSGTKVLGFTK